The Natator depressus isolate rNatDep1 chromosome 8, rNatDep2.hap1, whole genome shotgun sequence genome window below encodes:
- the PANK3 gene encoding pantothenate kinase 3, translating into MKIKDAKKPSFPWFGMDIGGTLVKLAYFEPIDITAEEEQEEVESLKSIRKYLTSNIAYGSTGIRDVHLELKDLTLFGRRGNLHFIRFPTHDLPTFIQMGRNKNFSTLHTVLCATGGGAYKFEEDFRTIGNLQLHKLDELDCLVKGLLYIDSVSFNGQAECYYFENASEPERCQKMPFNLDDPYPLLVVNIGSGVSILAVHSKDSYKRVTGTSLGGGTFLGLCSLLTGCESFEEALEMASKGDSTHADKLVRDIYGGDYERFGLPGWAVASSFGNMIYKEKRESVSKEDLARATLVTITNNIGSIARMCAVNEKINRVVFVGNFLRVNTLSMKLLAYALDYWSKGQLKALFLEHEGYFGAVGALLGLPNFS; encoded by the exons ATGAAGATCAAGGATGCCAAGAAACCAT CTTTTCCATGGTTTGGCATGGACATTGGGGGAACACTGGTGAAACTTGCATATTTCGAACCTATTGATATCACTGCAgaagaggagcaggaggaagtTGAAAGCTTGAAGAGCATCCGCAAATATTTGACTTCCAATATAGCCTATGGATCCACTGGCATTCGAGATGTCCACCTTGAACTGAAAGACTTGACGCTCTTCGGCCGAAGGGGAAACTTGCACTTTATTCGATTCCCAACTCATGACTTGCCTACTTTTATCCAAATGGGAAGAAATAAAAACTTTTCAACACTACACACGGTGCTTTGTGCCACTGGAGGCGGTGCTTATAAGTTTGAAGAAGATTTTCGCACA ATTGGAAACCTCCAGTTGCACAAACTGGATGAGCTTGACTGCCTTGTCAAAGGTCTGTTGTATATAGACTCTGTCAGTTTCAATGGCCAGGCAGAGTGCTATTACTTTGAAAATGCCTCAGAACCTGAAAGATGCCAAAAGATGCCTTTTAACCTGGATGACCCATACCCATTATTGGTTGTAAACATTGGTTCAGGAGTCAGTATTTTAGCAGTCCATTCCAAAGACAGCTATAAGAGAGTGACTGGAACAAG TTTAGGTGGAGGGACATTTCTGGGTTTATGCAGTTTATTGACTGGCTGTGAAAGTTTTGAAGAAGCTCTTGAAATGGCATCCAAAGGGGACAGTACACATGCTGATAAGCTTGTTCGGGACATTTATGGAGGGGACTATGAACGTTTTGgcttgccaggatgggcagtagCCTCCAG TTTTGGGAATATGATCTACAAAGAGAAGAGAGAATCTGTTAGTAAAGAAGACCTGGCTAGAGCTACACTGGTTACAATCACCAATAACATTGGGTCTATAGCACGGATGTGTGCGGTAAATGAG aaGATAAACAGAGTTGTCTTTGTTGGTAACTTTTTGCGTGTGAACACTTTGTCAATGAAGCTTCTTGCATATGCACTGGATTACTGGTCAAAAGGCCAGCTGAAGGCCTTGTTCCTAGAACATGAG ggataCTTTGGCGCTGTCGGTGCTCTTCTTGGATTGCCGAATTTCAGCTGA